A window of Stigmatopora nigra isolate UIUO_SnigA unplaced genomic scaffold, RoL_Snig_1.1 HiC_scaffold_129, whole genome shotgun sequence genomic DNA:
CTTGAGggcaattggaaaaaaagaaagactggAAAGATAGGTCCGATGTGGCATGGAACGcgatcactatcactatcactctTCCAAGCACCGCGATGCCACGGAGGAAAGGGCCGTTGACCCGGAAGAGATAAGTCTAGGAGGAGAATCAATCTTGTACGCGCCGATCTGATTGCTACAGGCAAACTTTCCCAGTTCATAGGGCCTATTGTGTTTCGACGATGAACTTTTTCCAACATGCGAAGGAAGTTGCTGGCTCGGCACAAGCCCTTGTTCTGATGTCGGGAATGAAATCGCGAGTAACACAATGGGAACTTGAAATGAGAGACAAGAAAGTAGAGTTTGGAGTGGCTGTGTACGAGATTATGGAGGACAGTCAGCAGCTCTCTGAAGCATCGCTCAACACGGCTGAAGTGGACGGCGACGTGCTAAGCGTATTTCGGCGTTGCCACTGTGATATTCAAAGGCTTACTCGGGAAAGAGGAAAGTTACTAAGTGAAGCCGTCCGATGCAGTCGACCCACTGCCGAATCTTACCATTTGGCCACAGGTGGCAAGAAGCTTGACCAAGTGCGAGCCGAGACCGACGCCAACACCGGGTGGCTCGAGCAGACATTCAACCTAGCCTACAGGGTGACCTCAAAGTCTTGGTTGGAGAGCAGCATTGCTTCAATTGACGCCGAAATCGAGGAACGGAGAGAAAAATTTGGACCAGAAATGTTTGACGTTATGAACAGAAAGGAACGTTACACACCCCGAGATCCTGTCTTGGCTGAGTTGTTACGATTGACAAAGAATGGTATTCTCCTGCTCCGACGCCAAGTCGACCAGGCCAGAAAAGAAATTGAATCCACTTGGAGTTCCTACTCGGAACAAGTGCCTCTAGAAGAGGTGAGGGACTTTGTCCTCTCGCATCCAAGCCTTTGGAACAGACTCCAAGTCCACGCAGGAGTAGACCAATCTTGTGCGCTGAATGTTGCCTTCCATTCCTTGCTCCATCAAGCTTCCAGTATGAGGGGCGAAACCAGCGAAAATTATCATGGTACTATTAGCAGGTATCAATTGAAACGCTTCCGCCAGCTGTACGTTGTTGACCCGAAAGGGAGCCAAGATTTCTTCCACAACTGCATTTTTACCATGTTTGACAGGGACAAAGATAGTCGACTGAACGATACAGAGACAGAAGAGTTCATCGTGAACGTCTTTATGTCAAAGGATCAGTCCAGGACTGAGGAAAACGAGAGACTCAAGATGGCAATCCTCGCAAGGGTCGGTTGCACTGGCGGCCTACCCCCCGGAGGCCTCTCCTTCGCTGATGTTCAGGCTCTACTCGCTGGAAGCATCCTAACGTTGTGACGGGATCGGATATTCGTTGGCTTCCAAAATTAGCTTGGAAACAAGTCTTGTCTTTGTGGGGCTTCTATATTGTGTCGATGCATCAAGATGTTCCGATTTTTCAATGCTGAGTACCGGGGAGAACGTACCGGACATTCAGCATATACTTCGAGTACTCTGGAGTACAGTAGGAACCTACTGTACCGACGACCTTACAACCTACATACAAGAGTACCTTGCACGCATTGCTGGTTTTGAGAACAAAGAGAATTAAAATACGATTGAGATTGGAACCATTACCTTGGCTTCACGCCTGCGATACCAGCTGGAAGAACTCCAATGATCACCGAATCTACGACGCTGCTGCCTCCTCAACGACATAGTGTCGAGGACAGCGAAGATCATGCACCAATTCACGCCAGTCTCGACCGATTCGGCGATGCACTTTTGGAGGTTTCGCAACAGGATCCGTCGGGAAGGGACTCCGCCGCTGAGGCGAAGTCGTCGACATGGGCGACATTTGTCCACCTTCTCAAGGGATACATGGGAGCGGGATGTTTGAGCCTTCCATGGGCAGTGACTCAGCTGGGTATGGTTTGGGGCCCAGTGGCCATAGTTTCTGTCTCGGTGTGGTCTTCGTACAACTGCTGGTCCATCGTTCGAATAAAACGATACATCGAGGCCAGAACGAATTACAAAGTCGAAGAGGCCGAGACTGCTAGTGAAATATCGTCAGCTCGCTCAGTAGCTACAAGTCTGACGTACCCGGAGGTCGGCGATTGGGCTTACGGCGTGCACTTTCAAACGTTTGTGGCACTTTGCGTTTGCACCCAACAACTGGCCATTTGTACCGTATTCTTTTCGTTTGTCGGAGAAAATCTTCTAGCCGTTGGGCAGTGGCTGGAGATAGATTCTATTTGGATCACTCATGTGGGTGTCCTCACCATGACATTTCCCTTCATTATGATATTGAGCTTGATTCCCAACCTGAAGCTCTTGACGCCAGCAATGGCAACGGGAACTATGCTTTTGCTTGTTTCCTTCGCAGCAATTGCAGTTGTCATTGTACAAGAATGGCCCCACCGTCCATCTTTTGAAGATCTTCCGTCTTTCAAACCCGCCCAGGCGCCTCTTGCAGTTTCGGCAATCCTGTATTCGTACGAAGGAATAAACTTGATACTACCCGTCGAGTCCAATATGCAAGATGGCAGAGGATTCCAAGCAGCGTTCATGGCAGCAATGGTGTCGGTGGCGCTGATCTTGGTTTGCTTCTCCGGCATATGTGTTGTGACGTTTGGCAATATTACCAGCGGCAGTGTAACAGCCTACTTGCTGGACACGCTCGACGATGACAGTCAAATGTGGTGGCTAATGATCGCGAATAGTGCGGTGA
This region includes:
- the LOC144193163 gene encoding proton-coupled amino acid transporter 2-like; the protein is MITESTTLLPPQRHSVEDSEDHAPIHASLDRFGDALLEVSQQDPSGRDSAAEAKSSTWATFVHLLKGYMGAGCLSLPWAVTQLGMVWGPVAIVSVSVWSSYNCWSIVRIKRYIEARTNYKVEEAETASEISSARSVATSLTYPEVGDWAYGVHFQTFVALCVCTQQLAICTVFFSFVGENLLAVGQWLEIDSIWITHVGVLTMTFPFIMILSLIPNLKLLTPAMATGTMLLLVSFAAIAVVIVQEWPHRPSFEDLPSFKPAQAPLAVSAILYSYEGINLILPVESNMQDGRGFQAAFMAAMVSVALILVCFSGICVVTFGNITSGSVTAYLLDTLDDDSQMWWLMIANSAVSLSVLLTYPLQLFPALELLGPIFSRCSSMGEVASALFLGPKLTMPGDSIQLRVSLVFMTYLVAVVVPNVQALISLAGAVAGSSSALLIPPIS